A single window of Sporosarcina sp. Marseille-Q4943 DNA harbors:
- a CDS encoding glutaredoxin family protein — MTTATATVYTTNTCPYCTMMKNYLDEQNIPYREVNVQEDEEAGRKLVETTGQMGVPQTELNGQWILGFDTQAVQAALKG, encoded by the coding sequence ATGACGACAGCTACAGCTACAGTGTACACTACGAACACATGCCCATACTGCACAATGATGAAAAATTATTTGGATGAACAAAATATCCCATACCGTGAAGTGAACGTGCAAGAGGACGAAGAAGCAGGTCGGAAGCTCGTCGAAACGACAGGGCAAATGGGAGTACCGCAAACCGAATTGAACGGCCAATGGATTTTAGGCTTTGATACGCAAGCTGTGCAGGCAGCATTGAAAGGGTAA